The uncultured Flavobacterium sp. DNA window TCTTCAACAAAGCAAATCCTTTTATAAGATATGAAATTGGCGACATCGGAATTCTCGATGAAAAAAGTACACCACAAAAACCGATTCTAAAAAAATTAATTGGAAGAACAAATGATGTTGCGCTTTTACCAAGCGGGAAAAAATCTCCCGGTTTGACGTTCTATTATGTAACCAAAAGTATTATTGAAGATGATGGAAACGTAAAAGAATTTATCATCAAACAAATGCAATTGGATACTTTTGAGATTGAATATGTTGCTGAAAAAGAATTAGATTCTGCACAAATTCAGAAAATAAAAGAAGCTATTGCATTGTATCTCGAACCCAATTTAAACTTCACTTTTACCCGAAAAACAGTTCTGGAAAGAACCAATCGAGGAAAATTAAAGCAATTTAAATCTTACTTAATAATATAAATAAAATCTTACATTTGTTTTTATTAATTAAAAACTTATGGACGATCAATCTTTACTTTCTGAAGAAACAATTTCAAACAAAATATATTTTATTCGCGGTCAAAAAGTAATGCTTGATCGTGATTTGGCTTTACTTTATGGGATTGAGACCAGAGTTTTAAAACAGGCTGTTAAAAGAAATATCTCCAGATTTCCTGAGGATTTTATGTTTGAACTATCACAAACTGAATTTAATAACTTGATATCACAAACTGTGACATCAAGTTGGGGAGGAATTCGAAAAACACCTTCTGTTTTTACTGAACATGGAGTTCTAATGCTATCAAGCGTTTTAAAAAGCGACAAAGCAATTCAAACCAATATTCAAATTATGCGTATTTTCACGAAAGTGAGACAAATGCTTTTGGACACAACAGAAATAAAAGTTGATATTTTACAGATTCAAAAGAAGTTAGAGAATCACGATAAAAACATTGAATTGGTTTTTTCATATCTGGACGAATTGACAGAAAAAAAAGAAGACGGAAGTGAAAGAGTAAAAATTGGATATAAAAAATAATAAGTTCTTCAAGGTCACAAATTGTGATCTTAAAAACTTGATATCGCAAATTGCGACATCAAGTTTCTCCAAATATTCCAGTATTAAACAAAAAGTATTAGCGTTAAAAATTGGAGGTCACAAATTGTGATCTCCAATTTTGAATGAAATTCTTCAAGGTCGCAAATTGCGACCTTGAAGAATACTAAACTTTCTTTATATATCTTGGTTTTATAACCAACTGAGTAAATAAAAATCGTATCATCAATAAAACAGAAGACACTAAATTAAAATCATGAAAATCTCGATAAACACCAAAATTGTGTTTTATCAATTTGAATTTTGAAGATGAAATAGAGTCTTTTCTTATTCTATAAAAAGCCAAAGGTTCAGGAACTGGTTTTGTTTCTTTGATTTGTTTTAAAATCGTAAGCCATAAACGCCAATCTTGTCTTTTTTGAGTCGCTGTAATTACAATTTTTCCAAAGTAATCAGCATCATAAATGGCAGTTAAATTGCCCACATAATTGCAAAAAAACAATTGATTGTACGTTAAATTTAATGGTGCTCCAACTCTTCTGTTTAAATTATTTCCTTCTTCATCTATACAATCATAAAAACTAAAAGTGAACGGCAAATTATTATCTTTTAAAAACTGAATCTGCTTTTCTAATTTTGTTGAAAACCATAAATCATCAGCATCTAAATAGGCGATATATTTTCCGGTTGCTTTTTCTAAAGCCACATTTCGTGCAAAGCCATTTCCTGAATTTTTTGCTAACCGAAACAGTTTAATTCTGCTGTCTTTTTCAGCAAAATCATTTATTATTTTAACTGTATTGTCAGTTGAAGCATCATCGACCAAAATCATTTCCCAATTTTGATAAATTTGATTTTTAACTGATTGCAAAGTCAATCCAATGAACTTTTCAGTATTATACGTAGGTACTATAATAGATACTAGCTCGCTCATTAATATGCTTTTTTATCGCCTTTAAAAATATTGATCATTGTTTGAGAAATTATTTTTAAATCTAAAATAAGAGACCAGTTTTCGATATAAAAAACATCAAATTTTATTCTGTTAACCATATCTCTTTCTTCAATAATTTCTCCTCTAAAACCACTTACCTGCGCTAAACCGGTAATTCCAGGTTTAACACAATGACGGATCATGTATTTTTTTACTTTATTTCCGTATTCTTTCTTCTGTGACCAAAGATGTGGTCTTGGGCCTACAACTGACATGTCTCCTAATAAAACATTTACAAATTGAGGCAATTCGTCTATACTGGTTTTTCGCATAAATTTGCCAACCATAGTAACACGCGGATCATTTTTTGAAGCTCCTTTTTCCGTTGTTTTATTGATTTTCATCGAACGAAATTTATAACATACAAATTCATTTTCATCCATTCCGGGTCTTCCTTGCTTAAAAAAAACAGGCCCTTTAGATTCCAGTTTTATTAAAATTGCTAAAAGAGGACCTAACCATGATAGGATAAAAACAATTACTACAATAGAAAAACAAATATCAAAGGATCTTTTAAATAATTTTACTGCAGGCTCGTTCAGCATTGTTTGCTTTAGCGAAAGTACGGGGAAGAAATCATAATAATCGATCTTTAAATTCTTTGAAAAAATCTCTTTTGTATCCGGAATAAACTTTATGGTTTTGTTGTTTTCATCTGCAAAATCAATTAGGTCTTTCAAATAACTATTAGACACTTCATGTAAAGAACAATAAATTTCGTCTACAAGATTC harbors:
- a CDS encoding ORF6N domain-containing protein, which produces MDDQSLLSEETISNKIYFIRGQKVMLDRDLALLYGIETRVLKQAVKRNISRFPEDFMFELSQTEFNNLISQTVTSSWGGIRKTPSVFTEHGVLMLSSVLKSDKAIQTNIQIMRIFTKVRQMLLDTTEIKVDILQIQKKLENHDKNIELVFSYLDELTEKKEDGSERVKIGYKK
- a CDS encoding glycosyltransferase family 2 protein; protein product: MSELVSIIVPTYNTEKFIGLTLQSVKNQIYQNWEMILVDDASTDNTVKIINDFAEKDSRIKLFRLAKNSGNGFARNVALEKATGKYIAYLDADDLWFSTKLEKQIQFLKDNNLPFTFSFYDCIDEEGNNLNRRVGAPLNLTYNQLFFCNYVGNLTAIYDADYFGKIVITATQKRQDWRLWLTILKQIKETKPVPEPLAFYRIRKDSISSSKFKLIKHNFGVYRDFHDFNLVSSVLLMIRFLFTQLVIKPRYIKKV
- a CDS encoding undecaprenyl-phosphate glucose phosphotransferase, with the translated sequence MTAFQTGRYSKYIRPISILIDLMVIAILNFFVFKELVYNILIYILYQYIGWGLIAFFIKFYDVYRFTTPIQIASKILKQGILFLLIVIVFFPFSKQDIFSETAIVTFIFLVVALVTIFKFLLNFYLKKYRIITGSNYRTAVIIGFTSEAIRLKNLFETRKDYGYRFLGYFSDKKTNQEVVGKLNDLKPFVIENLVDEIYCSLHEVSNSYLKDLIDFADENNKTIKFIPDTKEIFSKNLKIDYYDFFPVLSLKQTMLNEPAVKLFKRSFDICFSIVVIVFILSWLGPLLAILIKLESKGPVFFKQGRPGMDENEFVCYKFRSMKINKTTEKGASKNDPRVTMVGKFMRKTSIDELPQFVNVLLGDMSVVGPRPHLWSQKKEYGNKVKKYMIRHCVKPGITGLAQVSGFRGEIIEERDMVNRIKFDVFYIENWSLILDLKIISQTMINIFKGDKKAY